Proteins encoded by one window of Synergistota bacterium:
- the cas2 gene encoding CRISPR-associated endonuclease Cas2, whose protein sequence is MFVILVYDAGEKRVNKFHKICRRYLTWVQLSVFEGELTLSQLEALKLDLWKVMDPEEDSIIIYTFRTKKYFKREVIGCEKGDPEDIFI, encoded by the coding sequence ATGTTTGTGATACTTGTTTATGACGCGGGAGAAAAAAGGGTTAATAAATTTCATAAAATTTGCAGGCGTTATTTAACATGGGTTCAGCTTTCTGTTTTCGAAGGGGAGCTGACCTTGTCTCAGCTTGAAGCTTTGAAATTGGATCTTTGGAAAGTGATGGATCCCGAGGAAGATTCGATCATAATCTACACATTCAGAACTAAAAAGTATTTTAAAAGAGAGGTTATAGGCTGTGAGAAGGGAGATCCTGAAGATATCTTTATATAG